One window of the Methanomassiliicoccaceae archaeon DOK genome contains the following:
- the hemA gene encoding glutamyl-tRNA reductase has product MIVSMHVTHSSAGGTEGLNNVVPILEAEVGKRVSVMDQVSEFVIVRTCNRFEVYTATSDNRTVSDYLQSILRTIVPSTNISYILEDRESIRHLFRVVCGLDSLIVGEDQIQHQVRESYMDAREKGHVGPMLTRLFDNAMIVGKRVRSETALNKGAVSVGSAAVELAESKIGDLGGKAITILGAGDIASVISKNLVGKNVGTVIVSNRTYSRAIELADELGGKAVSMARLTEAVAESDLVLVATGAPHAVLHRHHVEDAMRTRPDRKLLIIDVSIPRNTDADVKEIPNVELDNMDSLQTIAMRNVERRKHEIASAERIIGQELARMDAEQKEQIANDVIRRLGLKLAGIRDHELETAMSKAGSTDVNVLLDDLSRALTNKFTAELYKNLREASRDGRIDMCNAAVDLFGLRDVE; this is encoded by the coding sequence ATGATCGTTAGCATGCATGTCACACACTCCTCCGCGGGGGGCACGGAGGGTCTGAACAACGTAGTCCCCATACTGGAGGCCGAGGTCGGCAAGAGGGTTTCCGTCATGGACCAGGTCTCCGAGTTCGTCATCGTCAGGACCTGCAACCGCTTCGAGGTCTACACCGCGACCTCCGACAACAGGACGGTGTCCGACTACCTGCAGTCGATCCTGAGGACGATAGTCCCGTCCACCAACATCTCGTACATACTGGAGGACAGGGAGAGCATAAGGCACCTGTTCAGGGTGGTCTGCGGCCTCGACTCGCTCATAGTCGGCGAGGACCAGATCCAGCACCAGGTCAGGGAGTCGTACATGGACGCCAGGGAGAAGGGCCATGTGGGCCCCATGCTGACGCGCCTGTTCGACAACGCCATGATCGTCGGCAAGAGGGTCAGGTCCGAGACCGCCCTGAACAAGGGGGCCGTCTCGGTCGGTTCCGCCGCCGTGGAGCTGGCGGAGAGCAAGATCGGCGACCTGGGCGGGAAGGCCATCACGATCCTCGGTGCCGGTGACATAGCCTCGGTCATCTCAAAGAACCTGGTCGGCAAGAACGTCGGCACGGTCATCGTCTCCAACAGGACGTACAGCCGCGCCATCGAGCTCGCAGACGAGCTCGGCGGGAAGGCCGTGAGCATGGCCCGTCTGACCGAGGCCGTGGCGGAGTCCGACCTGGTCCTGGTGGCCACGGGGGCCCCGCACGCGGTCCTGCACAGGCACCATGTCGAGGACGCTATGAGGACGCGTCCGGACAGGAAGCTGCTGATCATCGACGTGTCGATCCCCCGCAACACCGACGCGGACGTCAAGGAGATCCCCAACGTCGAGCTCGACAACATGGACTCGCTGCAGACGATCGCCATGCGCAACGTCGAGCGCAGGAAGCACGAGATCGCATCCGCGGAGAGGATCATCGGCCAGGAGCTGGCCAGGATGGACGCGGAGCAGAAGGAGCAGATAGCGAACGACGTAATCCGCAGGCTGGGCCTGAAGCTGGCCGGGATAAGGGACCACGAGCTGGAGACCGCGATGTCCAAGGCTGGGTCCACCGATGTAAACGTGCTCCTGGACGACCTGTCCAGGGCGCTCACAAACAAGTTCACGGCCGAACTCTACAAGAATCTGAGGGAGGCCTCACGCGACGGCCGCATAGACATGTGCAACGCCGCCGTCGATCTTTTCGGACTGAGGGATGTAGAATGA
- the hemC gene encoding hydroxymethylbilane synthase, which translates to MRVGTRESKLAMRQTEIFCERMAELNPDIRCDVVGLKSLGDIDLTSPLDKMAATGAFVRELDEAMKQDQIDCSVNSLKDIPIDVDPELTVVAIFPRDSDEDVILPCPLEDLPEGAKVGTASVRRRNMLHEVRPDLVIENLRGNIHTRLRRLDDGDFDAIILAKAGMDRMGIDRPMFVLDKRQFVPAPAQGAIAVECRMDDDETRRALQKLDDRPTRTAVGVERGIMKLMGAGCSSPVGINAVVDGDVVHVRAVSYGYTDEPRRVEKDLPIDYVMDELLDISDYLTGRRDTI; encoded by the coding sequence ATGAGGGTTGGAACCCGCGAGAGCAAACTCGCCATGAGGCAGACGGAGATCTTCTGCGAGAGGATGGCGGAGCTCAACCCCGACATCCGTTGCGACGTCGTGGGGCTCAAGTCCCTCGGCGACATCGACCTGACGTCCCCGCTGGACAAGATGGCCGCCACCGGCGCCTTCGTGCGCGAGCTGGACGAGGCCATGAAGCAGGACCAGATCGACTGCTCCGTCAATTCCCTGAAGGACATACCCATCGATGTCGACCCCGAGCTCACGGTGGTCGCCATATTCCCCCGCGACTCGGACGAGGACGTGATCCTCCCCTGCCCGCTGGAGGATCTCCCCGAGGGGGCGAAGGTCGGGACGGCCTCTGTCAGGAGGAGGAACATGCTCCACGAGGTCCGCCCGGACCTGGTCATAGAGAACCTGAGGGGGAACATACATACCCGCCTCAGACGTCTGGACGACGGGGACTTCGACGCGATAATCCTGGCCAAGGCGGGTATGGACCGCATGGGGATCGACCGCCCCATGTTCGTTCTGGACAAGAGGCAGTTCGTACCAGCCCCCGCGCAGGGAGCCATCGCCGTGGAGTGCAGGATGGACGACGACGAGACGAGGAGGGCCCTGCAGAAGCTGGACGACAGGCCCACCAGGACCGCCGTCGGCGTCGAGAGGGGCATTATGAAGCTGATGGGCGCGGGATGCTCGTCGCCCGTCGGAATAAACGCCGTCGTCGACGGGGACGTGGTCCACGTGAGGGCGGTGTCTTACGGTTACACGGATGAACCCAGGAGGGTCGAGAAGGACCTGCCCATAGACTACGTCATGGACGAGCTCCTGGACATCTCTGACTATCTCACAGGAAGGAGGGACACGATTTGA
- a CDS encoding MBL fold metallo-hydrolase, with product MAYVNESAVPIRDDIYWIGGDDRTASIFEGAFPIPEGVSYNSYLIRDEKTCLLDSCDASIAAKFWRNLRTALDGRPLDYFVINHMEPDHGACITQVLETWPDVTVIGNSKTFDMMENFYHIQPKNRMEVKEGDEVTIGKHTLRFYFAVMVHWPEVMFTYDVGERILFSADAFGTFKTLSGALYADETDFDREYLDEARRYYSNIVGKYGSKVQAVFKKLDGVPIDMICPLHGPIWRKDLGYILEKYDLWSRYEPEEKGVVIAYTSMYGNTAAAADRLAMLLKERGIANVTMYDVTRMHPSYVVSDAFRFTNIVLAAPTYNNALHPTMSAVIEDMENMAVQNRRYSLIGNGSWAPQSPRIMEERISKLKDMTKVGETFVIKSSMRDDQLPDLEKLADEIAASMS from the coding sequence ATGGCTTACGTGAACGAGAGCGCCGTCCCCATCAGGGACGACATATACTGGATCGGCGGGGACGACCGCACCGCATCGATCTTCGAGGGCGCCTTCCCCATACCCGAGGGCGTCTCCTACAATAGCTACCTGATCAGGGACGAGAAGACATGCCTCCTGGACTCCTGCGATGCGTCCATCGCCGCCAAGTTCTGGAGGAACCTGCGCACCGCCCTGGACGGCAGGCCCCTCGACTACTTCGTGATCAACCACATGGAGCCGGACCACGGCGCGTGCATCACCCAGGTGCTGGAGACGTGGCCGGATGTGACCGTCATCGGGAACTCCAAGACGTTCGACATGATGGAGAACTTCTACCACATCCAGCCCAAGAACAGGATGGAGGTCAAGGAGGGCGACGAGGTCACCATCGGGAAGCACACCCTCCGCTTCTACTTCGCCGTGATGGTTCACTGGCCCGAGGTGATGTTCACCTACGACGTCGGTGAGAGGATCCTCTTCTCCGCTGACGCTTTCGGGACCTTCAAGACCCTCTCCGGCGCCCTTTACGCCGACGAGACCGACTTCGACAGGGAGTACCTGGACGAGGCCAGGAGGTACTACTCCAACATCGTGGGGAAGTACGGAAGCAAAGTCCAGGCCGTGTTCAAGAAGCTCGACGGTGTGCCGATAGACATGATCTGCCCCCTCCACGGACCCATCTGGAGGAAGGACCTCGGCTACATCCTCGAGAAGTACGACCTCTGGAGCAGGTACGAGCCCGAGGAGAAGGGCGTCGTTATCGCCTACACCTCGATGTACGGCAACACCGCCGCCGCTGCGGACAGGCTCGCCATGCTGCTGAAGGAGAGGGGCATCGCCAACGTCACCATGTACGACGTCACCAGGATGCACCCCTCCTACGTCGTGTCGGACGCGTTCAGGTTCACCAACATCGTCCTGGCGGCCCCGACGTACAACAACGCCCTCCACCCGACCATGTCCGCGGTCATCGAGGACATGGAGAACATGGCGGTCCAGAACAGGAGGTACTCCCTCATCGGCAACGGATCGTGGGCGCCCCAGTCCCCCAGGATCATGGAGGAGCGCATATCCAAGCTGAAGGACATGACCAAGGTCGGCGAGACCTTCGTCATCAAGTCGTCCATGAGGGACGACCAGCTCCCGGACCTCGAGAAACTGGCGGACGAGATCGCCGCCTCGATGTCCTGA
- a CDS encoding peptidylprolyl isomerase, which produces MVKSVCASHILVGNEKDAQKIMDRIAKGEDFAELAKRFSKCPSKSKGGNLGWFGKGQMVPEFEQACFNGKTGDVVGPVKTEFGYHVIKITGQK; this is translated from the coding sequence ATGGTGAAATCCGTTTGCGCATCCCACATCCTCGTGGGTAACGAGAAGGACGCTCAGAAGATCATGGACCGCATCGCCAAGGGCGAGGACTTCGCGGAGCTGGCGAAGAGGTTCTCCAAATGCCCCTCCAAGTCCAAGGGAGGGAACCTCGGATGGTTCGGCAAGGGCCAGATGGTCCCCGAGTTCGAGCAGGCCTGCTTCAACGGCAAGACAGGCGACGTCGTCGGACCCGTCAAGACCGAGTTCGGATACCACGTCATCAAGATCACAGGGCAGAAGTGA
- a CDS encoding aminotransferase class I/II-fold pyridoxal phosphate-dependent enzyme, whose translation MGFRDDRNVPESPLNPAGQRFETVMLHAGQESPDPASDARATPIYLTTSYVFRDCDDAADRFALRKEGNIYSRLTNTTTDAFERRVAALEGGTAALAVASGAAAITYTINNLAFSGDHIVSSISIYGGTINYFDHTLKSYGVDCTFVDPTQPDPIGNFERAIRENTKAVFVETIGNPNANLVDIDALAEMCHRHGIPLVVDNTFATPYLFRPLEHGADIVVESATKFIGGHGLVLGGVIIENGRFDWVGSGRFPQLSEPDPSYHGVCFAKDMPDAPFCNRIRAIILRDMGACISPVNSFALMQGLETLSLRVERHVYNTQRVVEFLAGHPKVERVNHPMLPDHPDHALYERYFPNGAGSIFTFETKGGREGAKRFADSLRLFSLLANVADMKSLVIPPAITTHSQLTDEQLEEAGIRPSTIRLSIGCEHIDDIIADLSQALDRV comes from the coding sequence ATGGGATTCAGAGACGACAGGAACGTTCCGGAGAGCCCGCTGAACCCGGCGGGTCAGAGATTCGAGACCGTCATGCTCCATGCCGGGCAGGAGTCGCCCGACCCAGCGTCGGACGCCCGTGCCACGCCGATCTACCTCACCACGTCCTATGTTTTCAGGGACTGCGACGACGCGGCGGACAGGTTCGCCCTCAGGAAGGAGGGGAACATCTACAGCAGGCTCACGAACACGACTACGGACGCCTTCGAGAGGAGGGTCGCCGCGCTGGAGGGAGGGACCGCCGCGCTGGCAGTCGCCTCTGGCGCCGCCGCGATCACGTACACCATCAACAACCTGGCGTTCTCGGGGGACCATATCGTGTCGTCCATCTCGATCTACGGGGGGACCATCAACTACTTCGACCACACCCTGAAGTCGTACGGGGTGGACTGCACGTTCGTCGACCCCACGCAGCCCGATCCGATAGGGAACTTCGAGAGGGCCATCCGGGAGAACACGAAGGCCGTGTTCGTGGAGACCATAGGGAACCCCAACGCCAACCTCGTCGACATAGACGCCCTGGCGGAGATGTGCCACAGGCACGGAATCCCGCTGGTCGTGGACAACACCTTCGCGACGCCTTACCTCTTCAGGCCCCTGGAGCACGGTGCGGACATCGTCGTCGAGTCCGCGACCAAGTTCATCGGAGGGCACGGCCTGGTCCTCGGAGGGGTCATCATCGAGAACGGCAGGTTCGACTGGGTGGGTTCCGGGAGGTTCCCCCAGCTGTCCGAGCCGGATCCGAGCTACCACGGAGTCTGCTTCGCAAAGGACATGCCGGACGCGCCGTTCTGCAACAGGATACGCGCGATCATCCTAAGGGACATGGGCGCGTGCATCTCGCCCGTCAACTCGTTCGCCCTCATGCAGGGGCTGGAGACGCTCTCTCTGAGGGTGGAGCGCCACGTCTACAACACCCAGAGAGTGGTGGAGTTCCTCGCCGGGCACCCGAAGGTCGAGAGGGTCAACCACCCGATGCTGCCCGACCATCCGGACCACGCGCTGTACGAGCGCTACTTCCCAAACGGGGCCGGATCGATCTTCACGTTCGAGACCAAGGGCGGCAGGGAGGGGGCGAAGCGCTTCGCCGACTCACTGAGGCTGTTCTCGCTTCTCGCCAACGTCGCCGACATGAAGTCGCTGGTGATCCCGCCTGCGATAACCACCCATTCACAGCTCACCGACGAGCAGCTGGAGGAGGCGGGTATAAGGCCGTCGACCATCAGGCTGTCCATCGGCTGCGAGCACATCGACGACATCATAGCAGACCTGTCCCAGGCGCTGGACAGGGTGTGA
- the hemB gene encoding porphobilinogen synthase produces MYPDVRLRRLRVNDRMRNLVAETRLHPDEFVLPIFFDANIDRMKTTGSMPGVETYPLSGYQDIAAGIQDSGVNSVLVFGVPSHKDSCGSGAYEKDGVVQKAIAGLKENSDMLVIADLCLCEYTDHGHCGVLDGDGYVMNDETIELYGRTAVSQAEAGADIIAPSGMMDGQIAAIRIALDDAGFKNVPIMAYSAKFYSAYYGPFRDVANSAPGKGNRAGYQMPCGNRLEAMREIEMDVAEGADMIMVKPAGPYLDIIRDARERFDLPLAAYQVSGEYAMIKAAAQNGWIDEERIMMESLLGIKRAGADIIITYFAREAARLL; encoded by the coding sequence ATGTACCCAGATGTGCGTCTCAGGAGACTGAGAGTGAATGACAGGATGAGGAACCTGGTCGCCGAGACCAGGCTGCACCCGGACGAGTTCGTGCTGCCGATCTTCTTCGACGCGAACATTGACAGGATGAAGACGACGGGGTCGATGCCCGGCGTGGAGACCTACCCGCTCTCCGGCTACCAGGACATCGCCGCGGGCATACAGGACAGCGGTGTGAACTCCGTCCTGGTGTTCGGTGTCCCCTCGCACAAGGACTCCTGCGGAAGCGGGGCGTACGAGAAGGACGGGGTCGTGCAGAAGGCCATCGCCGGGCTCAAGGAGAACTCGGACATGCTGGTCATCGCGGACCTGTGCCTCTGCGAGTACACCGACCACGGGCACTGCGGCGTCCTGGACGGTGACGGCTACGTCATGAACGACGAGACCATCGAGCTGTACGGCAGGACCGCGGTCTCCCAGGCGGAGGCCGGCGCCGACATCATCGCGCCGAGCGGCATGATGGACGGCCAGATCGCGGCGATCAGGATCGCGCTGGACGACGCCGGGTTCAAGAACGTGCCCATCATGGCGTACAGCGCCAAGTTCTACAGCGCGTACTACGGCCCGTTCAGGGACGTCGCCAACTCCGCTCCCGGGAAGGGCAACCGCGCGGGCTACCAGATGCCCTGCGGCAACAGGCTGGAGGCCATGAGGGAGATCGAGATGGACGTGGCCGAGGGCGCGGACATGATCATGGTCAAGCCCGCCGGCCCATACCTGGACATCATCAGGGACGCCAGGGAGAGGTTCGACCTCCCGCTGGCCGCCTACCAGGTGTCCGGGGAGTACGCCATGATCAAGGCCGCCGCGCAGAACGGATGGATCGACGAGGAGAGGATCATGATGGAGTCCCTCCTCGGGATCAAGAGGGCCGGCGCCGACATCATAATAACATACTTCGCGAGGGAGGCCGCAAGGCTTCTTTGA
- the cobA gene encoding uroporphyrinogen-III C-methyltransferase, protein MTGKVYLVGAGPGDPGLFTIKGLQLLREADVVMYDALANPDLLKECRPDAELIDAGKRARDHHLSQWQTNELLVKYAQEGKTVVRLKGGDPFLFGRGAEEAEELRKAGAEVHVVPGVSSSISVPELAGIPVTHRDHTSLVTFITGHEKADRTEDRVDWKALVGGHGTLVILMGLGNAGHISQQLIEGGMSPDMPAAIISKGSTPEQKVAVTTVSGLEAAIRDNELEPPGIMVIGSVAKVRDILGDLA, encoded by the coding sequence TTGACAGGCAAGGTGTATCTGGTTGGAGCCGGTCCCGGGGACCCCGGGCTGTTCACGATCAAGGGGCTGCAGCTCCTGAGGGAGGCGGACGTCGTGATGTACGACGCCCTCGCCAACCCCGACCTGCTGAAGGAGTGCAGGCCGGATGCCGAGCTCATCGACGCGGGCAAGAGGGCCAGGGACCATCATCTCAGCCAGTGGCAGACCAACGAGCTGCTGGTCAAATACGCCCAGGAGGGGAAGACCGTGGTCCGTCTCAAAGGCGGCGACCCGTTCCTCTTCGGCCGCGGGGCCGAGGAGGCCGAGGAGCTCAGGAAGGCGGGCGCGGAGGTCCATGTCGTCCCCGGCGTGTCGTCCTCGATCTCCGTCCCGGAGCTGGCAGGGATCCCTGTGACCCACAGGGACCACACATCTCTGGTGACTTTCATCACAGGCCACGAGAAGGCCGACCGCACCGAGGACAGGGTCGACTGGAAGGCCCTCGTCGGAGGGCACGGGACCCTGGTGATCCTGATGGGTCTGGGGAACGCGGGCCACATCTCCCAGCAGCTCATAGAGGGGGGCATGTCACCCGACATGCCCGCTGCGATCATCTCCAAGGGCTCGACCCCGGAGCAGAAGGTCGCTGTCACGACGGTGTCCGGACTGGAGGCCGCGATAAGGGACAACGAGCTGGAGCCCCCGGGAATCATGGTCATCGGCTCCGTCGCGAAGGTCCGCGACATCCTGGGGGACCTCGCGTGA
- the hemL gene encoding glutamate-1-semialdehyde 2,1-aminomutase, with the protein MDRSEELYSESHAVTPGGVSSPVRAFKPYPLFIESGDGCRMRDADGKEYIDLCMAYGPLITGHAHPRVMDAARSQLERGTVYGAPSEAELALIERIHKEVPCAEMVRLACSGTEATMHAIRVARGVTGRDDIVKMKGGFHGAHDAALVNAGSGSAEGVPSSKGVLADTARHTHVVEYNDAQAMADLLEGNGDIACVIMEPVLGNVGVIPPQKGYLEEVRKITAENDVILIFDEVITGFRVSSGGAQKRYGVTPDMTTMAKIIGGGFPAGAFMGKREIMENVAPEGPVYVAGTFAGNPVSASAGLAQIDLMCSDDNYSKLERATQSVVSTIRDSMQDAGVRGCVNSVASMFAVFFGPEEVTNGSQTENVDRAMFDRMFRYMLAHGVYLPPSALEDDFMSIAHDEEAVSQLEEAFKGFFSEVKG; encoded by the coding sequence ATGGACAGATCGGAGGAGCTTTACAGCGAGTCGCACGCGGTCACCCCGGGCGGCGTGTCCAGTCCGGTCAGGGCGTTCAAGCCCTACCCCCTCTTCATCGAGTCCGGCGACGGATGCAGGATGAGGGACGCGGATGGGAAGGAGTACATCGACCTATGCATGGCCTACGGGCCGCTCATCACCGGCCATGCCCATCCGAGGGTCATGGACGCCGCCAGGAGCCAGCTGGAGAGGGGAACCGTCTACGGAGCCCCGTCCGAGGCCGAGCTGGCGCTCATCGAGAGGATCCACAAGGAGGTCCCCTGTGCCGAGATGGTCAGGCTGGCCTGCTCGGGCACCGAGGCCACCATGCACGCGATCCGCGTCGCGCGCGGAGTCACCGGAAGGGACGACATTGTCAAGATGAAGGGAGGGTTCCACGGCGCCCACGACGCCGCCCTGGTCAACGCGGGCAGCGGCTCGGCGGAGGGCGTACCCTCGTCCAAGGGCGTGCTGGCGGACACGGCCAGGCACACCCATGTCGTGGAGTACAACGACGCCCAGGCCATGGCCGACCTCCTGGAGGGGAACGGGGACATCGCCTGCGTCATAATGGAGCCCGTCCTGGGGAACGTGGGGGTCATCCCGCCGCAGAAGGGCTATCTCGAGGAGGTCAGGAAGATCACCGCCGAGAACGATGTCATCCTGATCTTCGACGAGGTCATCACCGGCTTCAGGGTGTCCTCCGGAGGAGCCCAGAAGAGGTACGGGGTCACCCCCGACATGACCACAATGGCGAAGATCATCGGAGGGGGTTTCCCCGCCGGCGCGTTCATGGGGAAGAGGGAGATCATGGAGAACGTCGCCCCGGAGGGGCCGGTCTACGTGGCCGGGACGTTCGCCGGCAACCCCGTCTCGGCATCGGCCGGACTCGCCCAGATCGACCTTATGTGCTCAGACGACAACTACTCCAAACTGGAGAGGGCCACCCAGTCCGTGGTGTCCACCATCAGGGACTCCATGCAGGATGCGGGGGTCAGGGGATGCGTCAACTCCGTCGCCTCGATGTTCGCCGTCTTCTTCGGACCAGAGGAGGTCACCAACGGATCCCAGACCGAGAATGTCGACCGCGCCATGTTCGACAGGATGTTCAGGTACATGCTGGCCCACGGCGTCTACCTGCCGCCGTCGGCCCTGGAGGACGACTTCATGTCGATCGCCCACGACGAGGAGGCGGTCTCCCAGCTGGAGGAGGCCTTCAAGGGATTCTTCTCGGAGGTCAAGGGATGA
- a CDS encoding 4Fe-4S dicluster domain-containing protein gives MIFVFSGTGNSYSVAKRISDATGVKMVDTAAAVRYKRFGYDAAGEDVGFVFPVYYYGLPSMVATLAENLVVRNPGRVWCVATCGEESGGACEMLAEKLSGRLDFDACYDIVMPDNSIFAFEPPTPEQEAATLEAADAEVERIIASIQAKEDGDFCRHKGDRDWREIYPMYEEQRVTEPFVVTDKCIECRICEDICPEQIIKVYHRKPVWDEEKCSLCMGCLELCPKQAIEYGEETVGRRRFFNKAYYERSIGIPLKY, from the coding sequence ATGATCTTCGTCTTCTCCGGAACCGGGAACTCGTACTCCGTGGCCAAGCGCATCTCAGATGCCACGGGGGTGAAGATGGTCGATACCGCGGCTGCGGTGAGGTACAAGCGCTTCGGATACGACGCCGCCGGCGAGGACGTCGGCTTCGTGTTCCCCGTCTACTACTACGGGCTGCCCTCGATGGTCGCCACCCTCGCGGAGAACCTGGTCGTCAGGAATCCGGGAAGGGTATGGTGCGTCGCGACATGCGGCGAGGAGTCCGGAGGCGCGTGTGAGATGCTCGCGGAGAAGCTGTCCGGAAGGCTGGATTTCGACGCCTGTTACGACATCGTCATGCCAGACAACTCCATCTTCGCGTTCGAACCCCCCACGCCGGAGCAGGAGGCCGCAACACTGGAGGCCGCGGATGCGGAGGTCGAGAGGATCATCGCTTCCATCCAGGCGAAGGAGGACGGCGACTTCTGCCGTCACAAGGGCGACAGGGACTGGCGCGAGATCTATCCCATGTATGAGGAGCAGCGCGTGACGGAGCCGTTCGTCGTCACCGACAAGTGCATCGAGTGCAGGATATGCGAGGACATCTGCCCCGAGCAGATTATAAAGGTCTACCACCGCAAGCCGGTCTGGGACGAGGAGAAGTGTTCCCTCTGCATGGGATGCCTGGAACTGTGTCCCAAGCAGGCGATAGAGTACGGGGAGGAGACCGTCGGACGCCGCAGGTTCTTCAACAAGGCGTACTACGAGAGGAGCATCGGGATCCCGTTGAAGTACTGA
- a CDS encoding methyltransferase domain-containing protein: MADRDEQTKAQFRNPNGDEGRKVLESMNDHHVPLWEFCLSKLPRSMDGAVLDVGCGGGGFLRRLSDRYPFAMLFGVDISRDALEMTASVNSETYESGGLELHEASVESLPFQEGSFDMVTAMETYFFWPDFGKGVAEISRVLSPGGVLAIGSEIRYGDGDDNRVDSMCEEYGMRILRDDEILAVLDSNGIDAEAIPGEHGVLYRGVKRFRFRTMLGVSRAPSFTSPTG, from the coding sequence ATGGCAGACCGCGACGAGCAGACGAAGGCGCAGTTCAGGAACCCTAACGGGGACGAGGGAAGGAAGGTACTGGAGTCCATGAACGACCATCACGTCCCGCTGTGGGAGTTCTGCCTGTCGAAGCTCCCCAGGTCTATGGACGGGGCAGTGCTGGACGTGGGCTGCGGCGGAGGCGGGTTCCTCCGCAGGCTGTCCGACAGGTACCCCTTCGCCATGCTCTTCGGAGTCGACATCTCGAGGGACGCCCTCGAGATGACGGCGTCCGTAAACTCGGAGACGTACGAGTCCGGCGGTCTGGAGCTCCATGAGGCGTCAGTCGAGTCACTGCCCTTCCAGGAGGGGTCCTTCGACATGGTCACCGCGATGGAGACCTACTTCTTCTGGCCTGATTTCGGGAAAGGCGTTGCGGAGATATCCAGGGTCCTCTCGCCGGGCGGTGTCCTGGCGATAGGGTCGGAGATCAGGTACGGCGACGGGGATGACAACAGGGTCGACTCCATGTGCGAGGAGTACGGGATGAGGATCCTCAGGGATGACGAGATCCTCGCCGTCCTGGATTCCAACGGCATCGACGCAGAGGCGATACCGGGGGAGCACGGGGTCCTGTACAGAGGGGTCAAGAGGTTCCGATTCCGAACAATGTTGGGAGTTTCAAGAGCTCCGTCGTTTACATCCCCGACGGGATGA